In Candidatus Rokuibacteriota bacterium, the genomic stretch GATCGGCGAGCAGGCGCGGCGGCTCGCCGAAGAGATCCCCGGTTTTTATCAAGTGACCACGTCGTGGGCGCAGACGCTGCCTCAGCTGCACGTGGTCGTGGACCGCGCCCGGGCGCAGGAGATCGGGCTCAGCGTGGCGGACGTGGCCGACCAGGCCTACTACGCCCTTAAGGGCGGCCTCACGAATGAGTTCTACCGGCTCGATAACAAGCGGCAGTTCACGATCCTGGTCCGGTACCGGGGCGACCAGCGCCGCGACCAGGGGGACCTCGAGCAGGTCAAGATCGTGGGCAAGAAGGGCGAGGTCGTCCCACTGAGCTCTGTGGCCCGGATCGAGGAGCGTCGGGGCCCCACGCTCATCGAGCACGACAACTTCCGCCGGGTCGTCTCGGTGCTCGGCTTCTACCGCAAAGGCGGCCCCTCGAGCATGGAGCTGTCCATGGATCTCCTCATGGCGGCCCACGAGAAGATCAATTTCCCACCAGGCTACGGCGTCGAGCTGCGCGGGGACATGACCCAGATGGAGGAGTCGTTCCAGCGCCTCCTGCGCGGGCTCTACCTGGCTCTCATCTTCATGTTCCTTCTCCTCGTGGCCCAGTTCAGAAGCCTCATCGAGCCCTTCAACATGATCTTTTCCCTGTCGCTGATCCTGACAGGGATCCTCGGCGGGCTGCTGCTGGCCCACCAGACTTTCTCGACAGTGTCGATCCTCGCCGTCGTCATCCTGACCGGCATGATGATGACCGTCGCCGTCCTCATGATCGATCTCGTGCTGCGTCTGCGGGCCGAGGGGATGGAGCGGGATGAGGCGATTCTCACGGCCGGGCCGATCCGCCTCCGGCCGATTCTCATGACGTCGTTGATCAGCATCGTGGTGCTGATTCCCGTGGCCTTCTTCCCGAGGACCGGCATCGACGCCTACGCGCCCTTGGCCACCGTGGTGATCGGCGGGCTGACCATGGGCACGGTGCTGGCGCTCTTCGTGGTGCCGGTGCTGCACACGTATACGGACGACCTCACGAAGCTGGCGATGGCAGGGCTCCGGCGGCTGCGCGGCCGGGGCATTGAGCACGGCGGCACCAATACCAGGAGGGATCCATGAAGCTCGGTAGAACCGAGGACGGCGAGGAGCTCGAAGTCGGCCCGGAGCGCGCCGGCGGGGACGGGTGGCGCCGCCGAATCGCCACCCGAGACGGCGGCTCGAGGGTCTTGAAGCTGGTCATGCTCCTGACCCTCATTGCCGCGGGCGCCTGGGCTTTGTACGCCAATCTCCGGCCGGATCGGCCCGCCATGGATATGAACATGCGCATCACATCCGGCGCCACGCCCTTCCCTGTCGTGATCATGCCGGTGGAGCGGGGGCCGATCGCTGGCACGGTGGTGTACACGGGCAGTGTGGCGCCCTTCAACGAGGAAGACATCTACCCCCGCGTCACCGGTCGGATCGTGGAGATGCTCGTGTACCCCGGCGATGCCGTACGGCCCGGCCAGGTGCTGGCCCGTCTCGACAGCGTCGAGCTTTCCTCGCGCGTCCGGGAAGCCGAGGCCGCCCTGGCTGCGGCCCGGTCGACCCGGGTCCAGATGGAGAAGGAGCTGGCAATGACCGAGGCCGAGGCCGGCTACGCGCGCGGGGTGGCCGCACGGACCGAGCGCCTCTTCAACACGGGGGCTGTGTCGAAGCAGGAGGATGAGAGCGATCGCGCCCTGGCCGCGACCGCCGAGGCGAAGCTGGAGGCCGCTCGCGCCAAGCTCCACGCCGCGGAGGCCATGCTGGCGCAGGGCGAGGCCGCGTCCCGCACCGCAACCATCGTCCGCAACTACTCTGACATCGTGTCCTCCACCTCGGGCTACGTGGTCAAGCGCCTCGTCGCGCCCGGCGTCCTCGTACAGCCGGGTACGGTCATCCTCAAGGTGGCGCAGATCGACAAGGTCCGCCTGCAGGCCAATGTTGGCGAGAAGGACCTCGGATCGATTCGGGTTGGCTCGCCGGTGCAGGTGACGACCGCGGCGGCCGGTCAGCCACCACTCACCGCGACCGTGACGGCCGTCTTCCCGTTCGTCGAGCAGGGCCCGCGGACTGCCGTCATCGAGGCTCTCGTGGACAACGCGGGGCGCCGGCTCCTCCCAGGGCAGTACGTCACGATGCAGTTCGCAACCGGTCAACGGGAACAGGCGTTCATCGTCCCGGCCTCAGCCATTGTCCGGATGGGTGGCAAGGCGACCCTCTGGGTCGTCAAGGATGGACGGGCGGAGCCTCGCGAGGTCGTGACCGGGCTTAGGAACGCCGAGCGCGTGGAGATCACTGAAGGCCTCACGGGGGCCGAGCGTCTCGTCGCTCGCGGCCAGGACGGTCTCTACGCGGGCGCGAAGGTCAGCGAAGTTCCGGCGTCGGCTCCGCCGGCCGTTCCGACGGCGACGCCGAAACAGGAAAGCCCCGCGACGCCCGAGATGAAGGACATGCCCGGAATGAAGGGGTCGACTGACGCACCTACCAAGCCCAAGGAGGGAACCCATGCCGGTCACTGAGCTCCGCTGCGTCCGCCAAGTGACGCGCTTCGCGGCCTTCGCAAGCTGCCTCGTGCTGACCTGTGCGGCATCCACGGGAGCGCAGCCGCTCCCCCGGGTCGAAGGACCGCTCACCATGGAGCAAGCCGTCGAGCTGGCGCGGGGAAAGAGCCTCCGCGTCAAGGCCAGCGACGCCGATTCGCGCACCATGGACTCGATGCGGCGTGAGGCGCTGGCGCCCTTCTGGCCCCAGGCATCGGCCAACGGGTACTTCAACAACCAGCGGATGGCCCCGAACGTATACACCTCTGCAGGCAATACCATGGCTCGCAACTACCAGGTCTTCAACGCCGACCAGACCCGTGATGGGAACATGACGCTGATGTATTCGGTTTTCTCCGGCGGCCGTGACTACTACGGCTACAAGGCGGCGGCGGCGAGGGCTGATGCCGCGCGGCACATGCTGAAGGGCACCGAGCTGGACGTCGCCATGCAGGCGCGCCTGGACTACATCGCCGTGCTTCGCGAGAGCGAGAATGAGCGGGTGACGGGCGAGCTTCGGCGAGACGTGGAGGAGCGGCTCCGCCTGGGCCGGGAGATGTTCGAGGCCGGGCGCACGCCACGCTACTACCTGCTCCGGGACGAGGCGGAGCTCGCCAACGCGGTCCAGATGGATGCGACGGCCCACAGCCGGGTTGAGATAGCGCTGGTGGCGCTCAAGACCACCATGGGCGTTGATCTCTCATCCCCGATCACGCCGGCAGACAAGCTCGAGTTCACCCCCGTTGCGCTCTCGATCGACGAAGGCATCCGCCAGGCGAGCGACACGCACCCGGATCTCAAGGCGGCAGTCAAGCAGCGCGAAGCCGGCGCCGCCGAGGTGCGGGCCGCCTACGGCAACTATTTCCCGCAGGTATCCGTGGGCTATATGTACGACTGGGCCTGGATGAAGAACCGGTCCTGGGAGTCCCAGGCCGAGGGGCTCAGATCGACCGGCAACAACTCCGAGGGCTACTCGGTCGGCGTCGTCGTCACGCTGCCGATCTTCGACGGATTCGCCAGGGAGAACGCGCTCAAGACGGCCAAGGCCAAGCTCGACAAGGCCGTCCAGTCGGAGGGCCTCGTGCGCCAGCAGATTGCGAAGGAGGTCAACCAGGCTGTGCTCCTGCTCACCGCGGCCGAGAAGAGCGTCGAAGCGAGCCGCAAGGGCCTGGAGCAGTCGGAAGAGGAGTTCCGGATCGTCAAGGAGCGGTTCTGGGCCGGCCGGGGAATCCAGCTCGAGATCCTGGACGCACAGGTAAGCCTGACCCGGGCGGGTTTCAACGCGGTCGCCGCGCTCGCGGACTACAACAGCGCGCTGGCCATGTGGCTCAAGGCGACGGGACGGGTGCGGTGATCGATGTCATTCTGCCGACAGTGAAAACTCACGTTCACACGGGCACGGTGGTTGGGGAGTAGCGCGGACTGAATCAGTCCTGGAGGGCGAGATATGAGGAGAGTCGGGCTCATTCGCATGCTGATGGCGGTCGTGGCGCTCACGATGCTCGTCCCGCATCCCGGATGGGCGCAGGAGCGGGTGTACGAGTGGGGGTGGGGAATGCATCCGATGTCGGGCCTCTGGGGCATCTGGGGGATGGTCATGATGCTCATGATGCTCGTGTTCTGGGGCGTGGTGATCGCCGGCATCGTGCTTAGCATCCGGTGGCTGGCTCGCCAGGGCCGGGAGTCGAAGTCGGACCCGGCGCTCGAGATCCTCCGCCAGCGCTACGCGCGCGGTGAAATCAACAAGGAAGAGTTCGAGGCGAGGAAGCGAGATCTGAGCTGATCGTGTAGCCCGCCCCATGCTCTTCTGCCACCTGGGGCACGGGAGTCACGGTGGGAGAGGACTGGATGAGGACGGCAAGGGGCCGGGCGGCGGCCATCGGCACTGATCGGGCCGAGAAGTGGAGGGAATGACAATGCACCCGCTCCACCTGAAGGTCATGACATGGTCATTGGTGCTGTTCGGCGTGGTGACGTACGTTTTGTGTGTCTTGTACGGGTTGATCGCTCCGAAAGCGCTGCATGCGACACAGCTGCTCGAGTGGATGCTCCCTGGGTTCAAGTGGCTCACCCTTGGCAGCTTCTTCTTGGGCTTGGTCGAAGCTTTTCTCTACGGGGCCTACGTTGGGCTTGTGTTCACGCCCATTTACAACACCGTCCAGCGTCGGTTCGGGTGATTGACAGTGAAGTTGACGATCGGCGTGATGGGGTCGAGCGGCGGGGATCTCGCCGACGAGGTCAAGCTGCGCGCGTTCCGGCTTGGGGAAGCCATTGCTGAGCAGGGAGCCGTGCTGATCACTGGAGGTTGCCCCGGTCTGCCGTACGAGGCGGTCCGCGGTGCCAAGGCCAAGGGCGGGCTCGTCGTCGGAATCTCGCCCGGCCTGTCAATCGACGAGCATCGCGGAAAGTACCGATCACCGGTGGAGGGCTTCGATGTCCTCATCTACACGGGCAGCGGCCTCATGGGTCGCGAGATCACGAACATCCGGTCTAGCGACATGGTCGTCATCGCCGGCGGCCGGACTGGAACCCTTGGGGAGTTGGCAATCGCCTACGACGAAGGCCGGCTGATTGGAGTGCTTACCGGAACGGATGGCATCACGGCGCTGGTAGAGGAGATCATTCGCGTGAGCGGAAAAGACACCGGGGCGCGGGTGGTGTACGAGGACGATCCGGTTCGACTGATCGAGCGGCTGCTCATTGTCTACAAGACGGAGCACTTCCGAAAGCCCTCCTGTTTCTGCGACAGCCGGACGGAAGGGTGAATCGGGGCGTCACCGCGGGAGGATGGACATGGGGACGGAGCCAGATCGGAAGCCTTGGTGGCAGACACGCGGCGGTGTCGCGCTTGTTGGGTTTGTGGCGATTGCGGGCTTCTTCCTGCTGACGGAACACACCGCGCACGTCTTCGGTGTGCTGCCGTACTTGCTGCTCCTGGCGTGCCCGCTGCTTCACTTCTTCATGCATCCCGATCACCACAAAGGAGACGCGTCGGCGGGCGCGGATCACCACCAGCACCCGGATCCGAAGCCCGATTCCACGGATAGAGGCGAGCCATGAGCGCGCAGATCCCAGCGTACGGCCTGTGGGGGTTGGCTGTCGTGAACGCCGCGGTGTTCATCATCTTCGCGTTCAGCTTCGCCAAGCCGCAATCCTCGAGAGACTGGCGGTCCTTTGGGGCGTTCAGCGGCTTCATCGTGGCGCTGTTCGCGGAGATGTACGGGTTTCCCCTGACGATCTTCTTTCTGTCGGGCTGGCTGCAGAGACGGTACCCTGGCCTCGACATCCTGTCGCACGACGCGGGGCATCTGTGGCCCACCGTGCTGGGTTTTCGCGGCAACCCTCACTTCGGCGTCCTACATATCGTAAGCAACCTACTAGTTGTCGCGGGCTTCGTTCTTCTCTCGGCGGCTTGGCAGGTCCTGTACGACGCACAGCGACGACACGGCCTCGCGACCACTGGACCGTACTCCTACGTGCGCCACCCGCAGTATCTGGGGTTCATCGCCGTCATGGTGGGATTTCTCGTCCAATGGCCGACCATCCTGACCCTGGCTATGTTCCCGTTTCTGGTGCTGATGTACGTGAGGCTTGCGCGGGCGGAGGAGCGCGATGCGGCCGAGACCTTTGGCGATCTTTACAGACAGTACGCGGCGGTCATCCCTGCCTGGATCCCGAAACTGGGCTCACGGCAGGTGGGATCACCAAGCAAGAGGGCGCAACGATGACAGCTGAGGACGTGCAATCCGGCGCAACGGCGGTGGGTAGCGCGGCATCCAGCTTGCAGAGAGCGGATCTGCTTCTCTCCGGCCTCACCTGTTCTGCCTGCGTCCGGAGGGTGGAGGAGGCGATTCGGGGGGTGCCTGGCGTCGAGTCCGCGTCGGTCAATCTTGCGACCGCGTGCGCGTTTGTGAGCTACGACAGCAGCCGGACCAGCCTTGCGGCCATCCACGATGCGATCAAGAAGGCCGGCTATCGCGTCGGGCTCGGGCGCGCTCGCTTTCATATCAAAGGGATGACCTGCGCCTCGTGCGTGACTCGTATCGAGGGGGCGCTGAAGGCTACGCCGGGGGTGACTCGCGGCACCGTGAATCTTGGCGCAGAGGAGGCGGAGGTCGAGTACGCCCTGGGTGCCACCGACCTCAAGACCGTGAAGGCGGCCGTCGCCTCCACCGGCTACGACGTGACCGAGGGGCCCCCGCCGAGCAGCCCGTCCGCCGTCGACCAGGAGGCCAGCGCCCGAGAGCACGAGTACCGCACGCTCATGCGCCAGTGGTGGTTCGGCGCGGCGGTAGGCACATTCACCATGATCATGAGCTATCCGTGGCTCTTCCCGGGCCTGGGCAGGCTGTTCCCCCGGGACAGTCACCGGCTCTGGTACATGTGGGCCGGCATGGGCGTCGCCTCGCTCGCGGTGATCCTCTACAGCGGGCGCCACTTCTTCACGGGCGCGTGGCAGGCCCTCAAGCACCGGTCGGCGAACATGCACACCCTGATCGCGCTGGGGACCGGGGTGGCCTGGATCTACTCGACCATCGCTTTGCTGTTCCCCGGCATGTTCCCGTCGCGCGAGTCTGCCGACGTCTACTACGACGTGACGGTGGTGGTGATCGCGCTGGTGGACCTGGGGCTCGCCATGGAGCTCAAAGCGAAAGGGCGGACCTCGGACGCGATCAAGAAGCTGATCGGTCTCCAGGCCAAGACGGCGCGCGTCCTGCGTGACGGCCGAGAGCTGGACATCCCCGTGGAGGAAGTTCTTGTCGGCGATACTGTGGTCGTCCGGCCGGGCGAGAAGATCCCGGTAGACGGCAAGGTGGTCGAAGGGTCCTCCGCCCTGGACGAGTCCATGGTGACGGGCGAGTCGCTTCCCGTGGAGAAGCTGGTAGGCGACGAGGTGATCGGCGCCACGATGAACACAACGGGGGCATTCCGCTTCGTCGCTACCAAGGTGGGCAAGGACACGGCACTGGCCAATATCGTCCGGATGGTGCAGGACGCGCAGGGCTCCAAGGTCCCCATCCAGCGCATCGTGGACGTGGTCTCCGGGTATTTCACCCCGAGCGTGGCGATCCTGGCGATCCTCGGCTTCAT encodes the following:
- a CDS encoding TolC family protein, translating into MPVTELRCVRQVTRFAAFASCLVLTCAASTGAQPLPRVEGPLTMEQAVELARGKSLRVKASDADSRTMDSMRREALAPFWPQASANGYFNNQRMAPNVYTSAGNTMARNYQVFNADQTRDGNMTLMYSVFSGGRDYYGYKAAAARADAARHMLKGTELDVAMQARLDYIAVLRESENERVTGELRRDVEERLRLGREMFEAGRTPRYYLLRDEAELANAVQMDATAHSRVEIALVALKTTMGVDLSSPITPADKLEFTPVALSIDEGIRQASDTHPDLKAAVKQREAGAAEVRAAYGNYFPQVSVGYMYDWAWMKNRSWESQAEGLRSTGNNSEGYSVGVVVTLPIFDGFARENALKTAKAKLDKAVQSEGLVRQQIAKEVNQAVLLLTAAEKSVEASRKGLEQSEEEFRIVKERFWAGRGIQLEILDAQVSLTRAGFNAVAALADYNSALAMWLKATGRVR
- a CDS encoding DUF5676 family membrane protein; the protein is MHPLHLKVMTWSLVLFGVVTYVLCVLYGLIAPKALHATQLLEWMLPGFKWLTLGSFFLGLVEAFLYGAYVGLVFTPIYNTVQRRFG
- a CDS encoding efflux RND transporter periplasmic adaptor subunit, with product MKLGRTEDGEELEVGPERAGGDGWRRRIATRDGGSRVLKLVMLLTLIAAGAWALYANLRPDRPAMDMNMRITSGATPFPVVIMPVERGPIAGTVVYTGSVAPFNEEDIYPRVTGRIVEMLVYPGDAVRPGQVLARLDSVELSSRVREAEAALAAARSTRVQMEKELAMTEAEAGYARGVAARTERLFNTGAVSKQEDESDRALAATAEAKLEAARAKLHAAEAMLAQGEAASRTATIVRNYSDIVSSTSGYVVKRLVAPGVLVQPGTVILKVAQIDKVRLQANVGEKDLGSIRVGSPVQVTTAAAGQPPLTATVTAVFPFVEQGPRTAVIEALVDNAGRRLLPGQYVTMQFATGQREQAFIVPASAIVRMGGKATLWVVKDGRAEPREVVTGLRNAERVEITEGLTGAERLVARGQDGLYAGAKVSEVPASAPPAVPTATPKQESPATPEMKDMPGMKGSTDAPTKPKEGTHAGH
- a CDS encoding isoprenylcysteine carboxylmethyltransferase family protein — encoded protein: MSAQIPAYGLWGLAVVNAAVFIIFAFSFAKPQSSRDWRSFGAFSGFIVALFAEMYGFPLTIFFLSGWLQRRYPGLDILSHDAGHLWPTVLGFRGNPHFGVLHIVSNLLVVAGFVLLSAAWQVLYDAQRRHGLATTGPYSYVRHPQYLGFIAVMVGFLVQWPTILTLAMFPFLVLMYVRLARAEERDAAETFGDLYRQYAAVIPAWIPKLGSRQVGSPSKRAQR
- a CDS encoding SHOCT domain-containing protein, with the protein product MRRVGLIRMLMAVVALTMLVPHPGWAQERVYEWGWGMHPMSGLWGIWGMVMMLMMLVFWGVVIAGIVLSIRWLARQGRESKSDPALEILRQRYARGEINKEEFEARKRDLS
- a CDS encoding heavy metal translocating P-type ATPase yields the protein MTAEDVQSGATAVGSAASSLQRADLLLSGLTCSACVRRVEEAIRGVPGVESASVNLATACAFVSYDSSRTSLAAIHDAIKKAGYRVGLGRARFHIKGMTCASCVTRIEGALKATPGVTRGTVNLGAEEAEVEYALGATDLKTVKAAVASTGYDVTEGPPPSSPSAVDQEASAREHEYRTLMRQWWFGAAVGTFTMIMSYPWLFPGLGRLFPRDSHRLWYMWAGMGVASLAVILYSGRHFFTGAWQALKHRSANMHTLIALGTGVAWIYSTIALLFPGMFPSRESADVYYDVTVVVIALVDLGLAMELKAKGRTSDAIKKLIGLQAKTARVLRDGRELDIPVEEVLVGDTVVVRPGEKIPVDGKVVEGSSALDESMVTGESLPVEKLVGDEVIGATMNTTGAFRFVATKVGKDTALANIVRMVQDAQGSKVPIQRIVDVVSGYFTPSVAILAILGFMIWYTFGPEPRVVYGLIVAVTTLIIACPCALGMATPMSLTTGVGLGALNGILIRGGDALQSAEKLQTVILDKTGTITHGKPVLTDVVLGPGFDEATLLRLAGGVEKSSEHPLAAAIVEGAKAKGLALPDPSSFAAFPGHGIEATVEGRVLLLGNAKLMRDRKVALGDLEARAQQLADDGKTPMFVAIDGKPAGIVAVADTLKADSLAAIQSLKDMGLEVVMMTGDNERTGKAIARQVGIERVLAEVLPQDKAFNVQKLQLEGKRVAMVGDGINDAPALAQADVGFAIGTGTDVAIAASDITLIKGSLGGVVTAIRISRATMRNVYQNLTGAFIYNMLGLPVALGVLYPFFGILLSPLLAALAMSFSSVTVIGNANRLKRWRP
- a CDS encoding DUF2933 domain-containing protein, coding for MGTEPDRKPWWQTRGGVALVGFVAIAGFFLLTEHTAHVFGVLPYLLLLACPLLHFFMHPDHHKGDASAGADHHQHPDPKPDSTDRGEP